A single Natrinema pellirubrum DSM 15624 DNA region contains:
- a CDS encoding acyl-CoA dehydrogenase family protein: MTFQLSAEHEAIREAVREFGENEMKPVAEEHDQEGKYPEELRKKAAEYDFVAPNIPLEYDGAGMDKISSTIVTEELWRADPGIGSAVGSAGFGTDMIVEFGDEWMKEEWLPQIANGETASCSMISEPAHGSNVAGIETVAEKDGDEYVLNGNKMWITNGTVADVGVCMAKTSPGEGHKGITAFLVEMDRDGVSTDKINNKLGIRASDLAEVVIDDVRIPEKNVIGEVDKGFYQLMEFFASGRTSVAAQAVGAAQGALDAAIEYANQREQFDQKISEFQAIQHKIAEMATKVEAARSLTYRAATQVEQNNQDVAAQYSSMAKYFASEISVEVADEGIQVHGGSGYVTDYPAERYYRDARITKIYEGTSEIQKNIIADQIL, translated from the coding sequence ATGACGTTCCAGCTGTCAGCCGAACACGAAGCGATCCGTGAGGCCGTCCGCGAGTTCGGGGAAAACGAGATGAAGCCGGTCGCGGAGGAACACGACCAGGAGGGGAAATACCCCGAGGAACTCCGCAAGAAGGCCGCCGAGTACGACTTCGTCGCGCCGAACATCCCGCTCGAGTACGACGGGGCCGGGATGGACAAGATCTCCTCGACGATCGTCACCGAGGAACTCTGGCGTGCCGACCCCGGGATCGGCTCCGCCGTCGGCTCGGCCGGCTTCGGGACGGACATGATCGTCGAGTTCGGTGACGAGTGGATGAAAGAGGAGTGGCTGCCCCAGATCGCCAACGGCGAGACCGCCTCCTGTTCGATGATCTCCGAGCCCGCCCACGGCTCGAACGTCGCCGGCATCGAGACGGTTGCCGAGAAGGACGGCGACGAGTACGTCCTCAACGGCAACAAGATGTGGATCACCAACGGGACCGTCGCCGACGTCGGCGTCTGCATGGCCAAGACCAGCCCCGGCGAGGGCCACAAGGGCATCACCGCCTTCCTCGTCGAGATGGACCGCGACGGCGTCTCGACCGACAAGATCAACAACAAGCTCGGGATCCGTGCCTCGGACCTCGCGGAAGTCGTCATCGACGACGTCCGCATCCCCGAGAAGAACGTCATCGGCGAAGTCGACAAGGGCTTCTACCAGCTGATGGAGTTCTTCGCCTCCGGCCGCACCAGCGTCGCCGCACAGGCTGTCGGTGCCGCTCAGGGCGCACTCGACGCCGCCATCGAGTACGCCAACCAGCGCGAGCAGTTCGACCAGAAGATCTCCGAGTTCCAGGCCATCCAGCACAAGATCGCCGAGATGGCCACCAAGGTCGAGGCCGCCCGCTCGCTGACCTACCGCGCCGCGACCCAGGTCGAGCAGAACAACCAGGACGTCGCCGCGCAGTACTCGAGCATGGCGAAGTACTTCGCGAGCGAGATCTCGGTCGAAGTCGCCGACGAGGGCATTCAGGTCCACGGCGGCTCGGGCTACGTCACGGACTACCCCGCCGAGCGCTACTACCGCGACGCCCGCATTACGAAGATCTACGAGGGCACCAGCGAGATCCAGAAGAACATCATCGCCGACCAGATCCTCTAG
- a CDS encoding thiolase family protein, translated as MSDRQPVVVQAVRTPQGKHGGVFAETGSEELSVPLVDEMLERTGLTGEDVDDIRWGCAKQVNEQSNNIARVIALLSDLGEGVPGTTIDRLCASSAEAIMSASDAVRAGQRDVIVAGGVENMSRNERRKGIDSYAGIAEQYDAAGLAMGQTAEKVAEEFDIGREEQDEYGARSQQRACKATEDGKFDTEIVPIETEAGLVEEDEGLRPGTTKEKIAGLPPAFREEGTVTAANASQVSDGAAGVLITSKAFAEEQGLEIMAEIEDHNVAGVDPTIMGVGPVPAVRGIWERNGRSADDYDLVELNEAFASQTIYCRDELGFDDDSFNVNGGAIAIGHPLGASGARLPVTLIHELQRRGGGLGLSTMCVGYGQGAAVEFRVPEQ; from the coding sequence ATGAGCGATCGCCAGCCAGTCGTCGTGCAGGCAGTCAGAACTCCACAGGGGAAACACGGTGGCGTCTTCGCCGAGACCGGCAGCGAGGAGTTGTCGGTCCCGCTCGTCGACGAGATGCTCGAGCGGACGGGCCTTACCGGCGAGGACGTCGACGACATCCGGTGGGGGTGTGCAAAGCAGGTCAACGAGCAGAGCAACAACATCGCGCGGGTGATCGCCCTCCTGTCCGATCTCGGTGAGGGCGTCCCCGGCACCACGATCGACCGGCTCTGTGCCTCCTCGGCGGAGGCGATCATGAGCGCCAGCGACGCCGTCAGGGCGGGCCAGCGCGACGTCATCGTCGCCGGCGGCGTCGAGAACATGTCTCGCAACGAGCGCCGGAAGGGGATCGACTCCTACGCGGGCATCGCCGAGCAGTACGACGCGGCCGGGCTCGCGATGGGCCAGACCGCCGAGAAGGTTGCCGAGGAGTTCGACATCGGCCGCGAGGAGCAGGACGAGTACGGCGCGCGCAGCCAGCAGCGGGCCTGTAAAGCGACCGAGGACGGCAAGTTCGACACGGAGATCGTCCCGATCGAGACCGAGGCAGGCCTCGTCGAGGAGGACGAGGGGCTCCGCCCCGGCACGACCAAAGAGAAGATCGCCGGCCTTCCGCCAGCGTTCCGCGAGGAAGGTACCGTCACCGCCGCCAACGCCTCGCAGGTCTCCGACGGCGCTGCCGGCGTCCTCATCACGAGCAAGGCGTTCGCCGAGGAGCAGGGCCTCGAGATCATGGCCGAGATCGAGGACCACAACGTCGCGGGCGTCGATCCGACGATCATGGGTGTCGGCCCGGTCCCCGCGGTGCGGGGAATCTGGGAGCGCAACGGCCGCTCGGCCGACGACTACGATCTCGTGGAACTCAACGAGGCCTTCGCGAGCCAGACGATCTACTGCCGGGACGAACTCGGCTTCGACGACGACAGCTTCAACGTCAACGGCGGGGCGATCGCCATCGGCCATCCGCTCGGCGCGTCGGGTGCCCGTCTGCCCGTCACGCTGATTCACGAACTCCAGCGCCGGGGCGGCGGGCTGGGGCTCTCGACGATGTGCGTCGGCTACGGGCAGGGTGCGGCCGTCGAGTTCCGCGTTCCGGAGCAGTAA